In Aestuariibaculum lutulentum, one DNA window encodes the following:
- a CDS encoding ribonucleotide-diphosphate reductase subunit beta → MSQAIEPILQENKDRFVIFPIQHHDIWEWYKKSEASFWTAEEIDLHQDLTDWKDKLTDDERYFIKHILAFFAASDGIVNENLAENFVNEVQYSEAKFFYGFQIMMENIHSETYSLLIDTYVKDEKEKDILFNAIENFPAIKKKADWALKWIESPSFAERLIAFAAVEGIFFSGAFCSIFWLKKRGLMPGLTFSNELISRDEGVHCDFAVHLHNNHLVNQVPKERIKDIIVNALDIEREFITESLPVSLIGMNSKLMTQYLEFVTDRLLVELNCEKVYNVGNPFDFMDMISLQGKTNFFEKRVSEYQKAGVLNKEEDKDKFSFDEDF, encoded by the coding sequence ATGTCTCAGGCTATCGAACCCATTCTCCAAGAAAATAAAGATCGTTTTGTAATATTCCCAATTCAGCATCATGACATCTGGGAATGGTATAAAAAATCAGAAGCAAGTTTCTGGACCGCAGAGGAAATCGATTTACATCAGGATTTAACCGATTGGAAAGATAAGTTAACTGATGATGAGCGTTATTTTATTAAACACATTCTTGCTTTCTTCGCAGCAAGCGATGGTATTGTAAATGAGAATTTAGCTGAAAACTTCGTTAATGAAGTTCAGTACAGTGAAGCCAAATTTTTCTACGGATTTCAAATCATGATGGAAAATATTCACAGTGAAACCTACTCCCTATTAATTGATACTTACGTAAAAGACGAAAAAGAAAAGGACATTTTATTCAATGCTATTGAAAATTTCCCGGCGATTAAGAAAAAAGCAGACTGGGCTTTAAAATGGATTGAATCACCAAGTTTTGCAGAGCGTTTAATTGCATTCGCAGCAGTAGAAGGTATTTTCTTCTCCGGAGCGTTCTGTTCTATTTTCTGGTTAAAGAAACGTGGTTTAATGCCAGGTTTAACCTTCTCTAACGAGTTAATCTCGAGAGACGAAGGTGTACACTGCGACTTTGCGGTGCACTTACACAACAACCATTTAGTAAACCAGGTGCCTAAAGAGCGTATTAAAGATATTATTGTTAACGCTTTAGATATCGAGCGCGAATTTATTACCGAGTCTTTACCGGTTAGTTTAATTGGTATGAACTCTAAATTAATGACACAGTACTTAGAATTTGTTACCGACAGGTTGTTGGTTGAATTAAACTGCGAGAAAGTTTACAATGTAGGTAACCCATTTGATTTTATGGATATGATTTCGTTACAAGGAAAAACAAATTTCTTCGAAAAACGTGTGTCTGAATATCAAAAGGCAGGAGTTCTTAACAAAGAAGAAGACAAAGATAAGTTCTCTTTCGACGAAGATTTTTAA
- a CDS encoding ribonucleoside-diphosphate reductase subunit alpha, whose translation MYVIKRDGRKEQVMFDKITARVRKLCYGLNELVDPLKVTMRVIEGLYDGVTTSELDNLAAEIAATMTTAHPDYARLAARISVSNLHKNTKKSFSDVMHDLYTYINPRTGQEAPLLADDVYKVIMDNKEVLDSTIIYNRDFGYDYFGFKTLERSYLLKLNGKIAERPQHMLMRVAVGIHLDDIESVVETYELMSKKYFTHATPTLFNSGTPKPQMSSCFLLTMKDDSIDGIYDTLKQTAKISQSAGGIGLAIHNIRATGSYIAGTNGTSNGIVPMLKVFNDTARYVDQGGGKRKGSFAMYIETWHADIMDFLDLKKNHGKEEMRARDLFYAMWISDLFMKRVQEDGSWTLMCPNECPGLDEVHSEAFEELYLKYESEGKGRKTIKARELWEKILESQIETGTPYMLYKDAANRKSNQQNLGTIRSSNLCTEILEYTSPDEVAVCNLASIALPMFIKNGEFDHKELFRITKRVTKNLNRVIDRNYYPVIEAENSNMRHRPIGLGVQGLADTFIKLRMPFTSDEAKQLNQDIFETLYYAAVTASMEEAKVDGPYQTYEGSPISKGQFQHNLWNIKDEELSGNWDWDKLRQQVLKHGVRNSLLVAPMPTASTSQILGNNECFEPYTSNIYTRRVLSGEFIVVNKHLLEDLVELGLWNESLKQDIMRANGSVQNVDVPQHIKELYKTVWELSMKDIIDMSRQRGYFIDQSQSLNLFMEGATMAKLTSMHFYAWKSGLKTGMYYLRTKSAVDAIKFTLQTTKKEEPVAQAVEVKEVNVQEQDQKQNVAAKNAAKFSKQTQAEVDVQPMTPEEMKALIAQAKAGQGDDDCVMCGS comes from the coding sequence ATGTATGTAATCAAAAGAGACGGCAGAAAAGAACAGGTTATGTTCGACAAAATCACCGCAAGGGTGCGAAAATTATGTTACGGATTAAACGAGTTAGTAGACCCGTTAAAAGTAACAATGCGAGTAATTGAAGGACTTTACGATGGTGTAACCACGAGCGAACTTGATAATTTAGCTGCTGAGATTGCTGCAACCATGACTACGGCGCATCCAGATTATGCACGTTTAGCAGCACGTATCTCTGTGTCTAACTTACATAAAAACACGAAGAAGAGTTTTAGTGATGTTATGCACGATCTTTATACTTACATCAATCCGCGTACAGGACAAGAAGCTCCGCTTTTAGCAGATGATGTATACAAAGTGATTATGGATAACAAAGAGGTGTTAGATTCTACCATTATCTACAACCGCGATTTTGGTTACGATTACTTCGGATTTAAAACATTAGAGCGTTCTTACCTGTTAAAATTAAACGGAAAGATTGCCGAGCGTCCGCAGCACATGTTAATGCGTGTAGCAGTTGGTATTCACTTAGACGATATCGAATCGGTAGTAGAAACTTACGAGTTGATGTCTAAAAAATACTTTACTCATGCGACGCCAACTTTATTTAATTCAGGAACGCCAAAACCACAAATGTCGTCTTGTTTTCTTTTAACAATGAAAGATGACAGTATTGATGGTATTTACGATACATTAAAACAAACGGCCAAAATTTCTCAATCTGCCGGAGGAATTGGTTTAGCTATTCACAATATCCGAGCAACAGGAAGTTATATTGCCGGAACCAACGGTACATCAAATGGTATTGTTCCAATGCTAAAAGTATTTAACGATACAGCACGTTATGTAGATCAAGGAGGAGGAAAGCGTAAAGGAAGTTTCGCGATGTACATCGAAACCTGGCATGCCGATATTATGGATTTCTTAGACCTGAAGAAAAACCACGGTAAGGAGGAAATGCGTGCGCGTGATTTATTCTACGCGATGTGGATTTCAGATTTATTCATGAAACGTGTTCAGGAAGACGGATCTTGGACCTTAATGTGTCCTAACGAATGTCCTGGATTAGACGAAGTGCACAGTGAAGCATTTGAAGAATTATATTTAAAATACGAAAGCGAAGGTAAAGGTCGTAAAACCATTAAGGCACGTGAACTTTGGGAGAAAATATTAGAATCTCAAATCGAAACGGGTACACCGTACATGCTGTATAAAGATGCAGCGAACCGTAAATCGAACCAACAGAATTTAGGTACCATTCGTTCGTCTAATTTATGTACAGAGATTCTTGAATACACATCTCCAGATGAAGTTGCCGTATGTAACTTAGCATCGATTGCGTTACCAATGTTTATTAAAAACGGAGAGTTCGATCACAAGGAATTATTCCGTATTACAAAACGTGTAACAAAAAACTTAAACCGAGTAATCGACAGAAATTACTATCCGGTAATTGAAGCTGAAAACTCAAACATGCGTCACCGTCCAATTGGATTAGGTGTACAAGGATTGGCAGATACGTTTATTAAATTACGTATGCCTTTCACCAGTGATGAAGCAAAACAATTAAACCAGGATATTTTTGAAACCCTTTACTATGCTGCTGTAACAGCAAGTATGGAAGAAGCTAAGGTAGACGGACCTTACCAGACTTACGAAGGTTCTCCTATTAGTAAAGGTCAGTTCCAACACAATCTTTGGAATATTAAAGATGAAGAATTAAGCGGTAACTGGGATTGGGATAAATTGCGTCAGCAGGTATTAAAACACGGAGTTCGTAACTCGCTTTTAGTAGCACCAATGCCAACAGCTTCAACATCTCAGATTTTAGGAAATAACGAGTGTTTCGAGCCTTACACATCTAACATTTATACACGTCGTGTATTATCGGGTGAATTTATCGTTGTAAATAAACATTTGTTAGAAGACTTGGTAGAACTTGGTCTTTGGAATGAAAGTTTAAAACAAGATATAATGCGTGCTAATGGTTCAGTACAAAATGTTGATGTTCCTCAGCACATTAAAGAGCTTTATAAAACGGTTTGGGAGTTAAGTATGAAAGATATTATCGATATGTCTCGTCAACGTGGATACTTTATCGATCAGTCGCAATCGCTTAACTTGTTTATGGAAGGAGCAACCATGGCTAAATTAACATCGATGCACTTCTATGCCTGGAAAAGCGGCTTAAAAACAGGTATGTATTACTTACGTACTAAGAGTGCTGTAGATGCCATTAAATTTACGCTTCAGACCACTAAAAAAGAAGAACCTGTTGCTCAGGCTGTAGAAGTTAAAGAGGTTAATGTTCAGGAGCAGGATCAAAAGCAAAATGTAGCAGCAAAAAATGCAGCTAAATTTTCAAAACAAACACAGGCAGAGGTTGATGTTCAACCAATGACTCCAGAAGAAATGAAAGCCCTAATTGCACAAGCTAAAGCCGGTCAAGGTGACGACGATTGTGTGATGTGTGGTTCATAA
- the ppnP gene encoding pyrimidine/purine nucleoside phosphorylase produces MISENSYFNNNVKSLGYTTAEGKSTLGVMEPGEYEFSTSLHETMTVIEGEMTVKLPNSNEWATYKAGEAYEIDANKSFLVKVGTQTSYLCQYQ; encoded by the coding sequence ATGATATCAGAAAACAGTTATTTTAACAATAATGTAAAATCCTTAGGCTATACCACAGCTGAAGGAAAATCAACTTTAGGCGTTATGGAACCGGGAGAATACGAATTCTCAACCTCACTACATGAAACTATGACCGTCATTGAAGGTGAGATGACCGTAAAACTTCCTAATTCAAATGAATGGGCAACATATAAAGCAGGTGAAGCCTACGAAATTGACGCAAATAAAAGCTTTTTAGTAAAGGTTGGCACACAAACCTCATATTTGTGTCAGTACCAATAA